A DNA window from Synchiropus splendidus isolate RoL2022-P1 chromosome 2, RoL_Sspl_1.0, whole genome shotgun sequence contains the following coding sequences:
- the LOC128754213 gene encoding G-protein coupled receptor family C group 5 member B-like, which produces MDLRTVVLCLLLLPSGATSQPSAPRGCREDVDPSYRVLCDLDSVWGVVLEAVACCGGVVSLVLSALLLVKLRSIPDPARQSGFGPLLLLLGTLLGIFPISLVFLVGKNQALCIVRRAFWGPLFALCFSSLLVQGIRLRRLVAGKTSPSGSTLAALGLALALVQGIISAEWVLLTVVREGHPACEYPPLDFALTCSYTLGLLLIAMGISLGVVLCGGEFGVEGSGNDEDREEESDKQKWKCNALWLFLSCLASALLWVAWLGFYLYGSQMLRVKGKVDKSAGDKKDLKVLDEPALAVALVIQGWILLLFHAVPETHLCLRKTTQSTTQDFFETSQSSPAPHFGDDHAEHSHRSFAENKAFTLEERSATIQSGSFHNRHESVRPGIAFRGHVYQPTEMALVMNGGTMPTAPINYTGRRLW; this is translated from the exons ATGGATCTCCGCACCGtcgtcctctgcctcctcctgctgccgtcTGGAGCGACCTCTCAGCCGTCTGCTCCGCGGGGATGCCGAGAGGACGTGGACCCGTCCTACCGAGTGCTGTGTGACCTGGACTCGGTGTGGGGAGTCGTTCTGGAAGCAGTCGCCTGTTGTGGCGGCGTCGTCTCCCTGGTCCTCTCCGCTCTCCTTCTGGTCAAACTTCGCTCAATACCAGACCCTGCCAGGCAGTCTGGCTTCgggcctctgctcctcctcctcgggaCGTTGCTCGGGATTTTCCCTATTTCTCTGGTTTTCCTCGTGGGGAAGAATCAGGCCCTCTGCATCGTCCGCAGGGCCTTTTGGGGGCCCCTCTTCGCCCTTTGCTTCTCCAGCCTGCTGGTTCAGGGCATCAGGCTACGGAGGCTGGTGGCTGGAAAGACAAGCCCATCAGGCAGTACCTTAGCGGCTCTGGGCCTGGCACTGGCTTTGGTGCAGGGGATCATTTCAGCCGAGTGGGTCCTCCTCACCGTGGTCAGGGAGGGGCACCCAGCCTGTGAGTACCCACCTTTGGACTTCGCACTGACCTGCAGCTACACCCTCGGCCTCCTTCTTATCGCCATGGGGATTTCtctcggcgtggtgctctgtgGAGGAGAGTTCGGGGTGGAAGGATCAGGCAACGACGAAGACCGAGAAGAGGAGAGTGACAAACAGAAGTGGAAGTGCAACGCTCTCTGGCTCTTCCTGTCCTGCCTGGCATCGGCTCTGCTCTGGGTGGCCTGGCTCGGGTTCTATCTCTACGGCAGCCAAATGCTGAGGGTGAAAGGAAAAGTGGACAAGTCCGCCGGAGACAAGAAGGATCTGAAGGTTCTGGATGAGCCCGCGTTGGCCGTGGCCCTGGTGATTCAGGGATGgatcctcctgctcttccacgCCGTTCCGGAAACACATCTGTGCCTCAGAAAGACGACACAATCCACCACGCAGGACTTCTTTGAAACTAGCCAGTCGTCGCCTGCGCCGCATTTCGGAGATGATCACGCCGAACACTCTCATCGGTCCTTCGCTGAAAACAAAGCCTTCACCCTGGAGGAGCGCAGTGCAA CCATCCAGAGTGGATCTTTCCACAACAGACATGAAAGTGTCCGCCCTGGCATCGCCTTCAGAGGTCACGTCTATCAACCCACTGAAATGGCTTTGGTGATGAATGGAGGAACC ATGCCCACAGCCCCAATAAACTACACTGGCCGACGTCTCTGGTAA
- the LOC128754234 gene encoding cell death-inducing p53-target protein 1 homolog — translation MSGPSVDPENGPGQGTVTIPRINGPDYMWCSYCKRNICTDVGFKRGKRAWITFGIMALFLLWPWCLIPLFVNKCKDVQHSCPICQGVLYQHQRSCCLVGNG, via the exons ATGTCTGGACCCTCTGTTGACCCTGAAAATG GTCCTGGACAAGGGACGGTGACCATTCCTAGAATAAATGGTCCCGACTATATGTGGTGCTCTTACTGCAAGAGGAACATCTGCACTGATGTTGGATTCAAAAGAGGCAAACGGGCTTGGATTACCTTCGGCATCATGGCGCTGTTTTT GTTGTGGCCGTGGTGTTTGATCCCGCTCTTCGTGAATAAATGCAAGGACGTGCAGCATTCCTGCCCCATCTGTCAAGGAGTCCTGTATCAACACCAGCGCTCCTGCTGTTTGGTGGGCAACGGCTAA
- the LOC128754225 gene encoding exosome complex component CSL4-like translates to MSPMKLCVPGDKLCSRDDCIPGTGVYLRHGYIYSSLAGYVLRKNEGEELPVISVVRETETQLLPDVGAIVTCKVTSINPRFAKVHILYVGSTPLKDRFRGTIRKEDVRATEKDKVETYKSFRPGDIVLAKVISLGDVQSNYLLTTAENELGVVVAHSEAGAQMVPISWCEMQCPLTHSKEFRKVARVQPEYLQA, encoded by the exons ATGTCGCCCATGAAGCTGTGTGTTCCAG GTGACAAACTATGCAGCAGAGACGACTGCATTCCCGGCACAGGAGTTTACCTGCGGCACGGCTACATTTACTCCTCTCTGGCAGGCTATGTGCTCAGGAAAAATGAGGGCGAAGAG TTACCAGTGATATCTGTCGTGCGGGAAACAGAAACTCAACTGCTACCAGATGTGGGCGCTATAGTCACTTGCAAG GTCACAAGCATTAACCCGCGGTTCGCAAAGGTCCATATTCTCTATGTTGGTTCCACTCCACTGAAAGACCGGTTCAGAGGAACCATCAG AAAAGAAGACGTGCGGGCGACAGAGAAAGACAAG GTGGAGACGTACAAAAGCTTCAGACCTGGTGACATCGTGCTCGCCAAAGTT ATTTCTCTGGGCGACGTCCAGTCGAACTACCTGCTGACAACAGCTGAGAATGAACTTGGGGTAGTGGTGGCTCACAGTGAAGCAG GCGCACAAATGGTGCCGATCAGCTGGTGCGAGATGCAGTGTCCGCTCACACATTCCAAAGAGTTCCGCAAAGTGGCGCGTGTGCAGCCGGAGTACCTACAGGCGTGA
- the LOC128754210 gene encoding lysine-rich nucleolar protein 1-like, which yields MGMKIMSDEINHETLKKKKKKKKHKREKESLPESMNGSDQPNEDRETCDGRSDKILKKKKKRKVDDCLNAEVAADPVDESAASVSKKKKKSEEIDRKAGKKRKAETTEMKCVDQEYEKKSKQQENGPMVENVEEIQGKTKKKKQKKVDTVENDGITVTKKKKKAKHEENKEDEAAAAETQKEETNVLEDEKKSKKKSKKDRLKLEDDVVVSEIEAPEIIKKKKKKKFSNKEGSQDTNGNTEVEEKKLKKKKANPQEVEPLLVDESLASLAEEKTKKSKKKKSSVSLETHLETKQVQSVKKKKRRAEVADQNSQDNMADTDQKDVNLERRPAQKEAVQSQTTSKPSGLGQWSTAQFNNSQQRDKFLRLMGGFKSGFQKATTSTDHANMALGAEGQKHLQQGLMGEFERAQSRRMDFSNRGAGLGFSAPTNKKFSIDVNACRSVRFDD from the exons ATGGGGATGAAAATAATGTCTGACGAGATAAATCATGAAACgctgaaaaagaagaagaagaagaagaagcacaagagagaaaaagagtCTTTGCCTGAAAGTATGAATGGAAGTGATCAGCCAAATGAAGATAGGGAAACGTGTGACGGAAGAAGTGACAAAATTctcaagaaaaagaagaaaaggaaagttGATGACTGTCTGAATGCTGAAGTTGCTGCTGACCCTGTTGATGAAAGTGCTGCCAGCGTcagtaaaaagaagaaaaagagtgaGGAGATCGATCGGAAAGCAGGGAAGAAACGAAAAGCTGAAACGacagaaatgaaatgtgtcGACCAGGAATAtgaaaagaaatcaaaacaaCAGGAAAACGGTCCGATGGTGGAAAATGTTGAAGAGATTCAGGGGAAAACtaaaaagaagaagcaaaagAAAGTGGACACTGTTGAGAATGATGGCATTActgtaacaaaaaagaaaaagaaagcaaaacatgaagagaacaaagaagacgaagcagcagcagcagaaacccAAAAGGAAGAAACGAACGTGTTGGAAGAtgagaagaagagcaagaagaaaagtaaaaaagacAGATTAAAACTTGAGGATGATGTTGTAGTGAGTGAAATAGAAGCACCAGAAATtatcaagaagaaaaagaaaaaaaagttcagcaaTAAAGAAGGAAGTCAAGACACAAATGGGAACACAGAGGTAGAAGAGAagaaactgaagaagaaaaaggctAACCCACAAGAGGTGGAACCTTTATTAGTTGACGAGAGTCTCGCCTCTTTAGCAGAAGAAAAgaccaaaaaaagcaaaaagaaaaaatcttcAGTTTCCCTGGAAACGCATTTAGAGACAAAGCAGGTGCAaagtgtgaaaaagaaaaagaggagagCTGAAGTGGCAGACCagaat tCACAAGACAACATGGCCGACACTGATCAGAAGGACGTGAACTTG GAAAGAAGACCGGCTCAGAAGGAGGCTGTTCAGTCCCAGACAACATCCAAACCTTCG GGCTTGGGCCAGTGGAGCACTGCTCAGTTCAACAACTCCCAGCAACGCGACAAGTTCCTGCGCTTGATGGGAGGCTTCAAGTCCGGCTTCCAGAAGGCCACGACGAGCACGGATCACGCCAACATGGCGCTCGGAGCGGAGGGGCAGAAACACTTACAGCAGGGACTTATGGGAGAGTTTGAGCGAGCGCAGTCGCGGAGGATGGACTTTTCCAACAGAGGGGCAGGACTTGGCTTCAGCGCACCGACAAACAAGAAGTTCTCAATCGACGTCAACGCGTGTCGCTCAGTCCGTTTTGATGACTGA